A section of the Roseofilum reptotaenium CS-1145 genome encodes:
- the mgsA gene encoding methylglyoxal synthase, giving the protein MSQKIALIAHDRKKDDIVNFAQKHTKLLSCYPLIATGTTGERIASATGLTVECMLSGPMGGDAQIAAQVATGQVRALIFLIDPLYAQPHEPDINALLRICEVHDVALATNVSTAEAIVTSLRRTRRAHLIFNPVSGQGNSHQDLLLIRQLLEPYFQLTVSMTTPDEGPEVLAKAAIAQEADLILASGGDGTVSAVAGALISTGIPLGVIPRGTANAFANALDIISLSSLTPIRTACDVIITGMTRVVDVGLCNGQPMILLAGIGYEAGAIEKADREAKTRWGPLAYIIAGWKQVREHELFEVEMEVDGVLKTFQAGAITIANAAPPTSVMAQGMGQVLPNDGLLEVVIITAETKLATVDAMIDLFGSGLTKTPIQREDTLGVRTRKVKVATHPPQKVVLDGEIIGTTPIEVECIPQSLTVLAPPPNQRIND; this is encoded by the coding sequence ATGTCCCAAAAAATTGCCCTTATTGCCCACGATCGCAAAAAAGACGATATCGTTAACTTTGCCCAGAAACATACTAAGTTGCTCTCTTGCTATCCCCTGATTGCCACCGGGACTACCGGGGAGCGCATCGCCTCTGCCACCGGATTAACCGTAGAATGCATGTTATCTGGGCCTATGGGAGGGGATGCGCAAATTGCCGCCCAAGTCGCTACAGGTCAAGTGAGAGCGCTTATTTTCCTCATTGATCCCCTCTACGCCCAACCCCACGAACCTGATATTAATGCTCTGTTGCGGATTTGTGAAGTGCATGATGTGGCATTGGCGACGAACGTATCGACCGCAGAAGCGATCGTTACCAGTCTGCGGCGCACTCGTAGGGCACATTTAATCTTTAATCCCGTTTCCGGTCAAGGAAACTCCCACCAAGACCTATTATTGATTCGGCAGTTGTTGGAACCGTATTTCCAACTGACGGTATCCATGACTACACCGGATGAGGGGCCGGAAGTCCTCGCCAAAGCGGCGATCGCCCAAGAAGCCGATCTGATCCTCGCTTCTGGCGGTGATGGCACAGTATCCGCCGTTGCTGGAGCTTTAATTAGTACAGGAATTCCCCTAGGTGTGATTCCCAGAGGAACCGCTAACGCCTTTGCCAACGCCCTCGACATTATTTCTCTTTCCAGCTTAACCCCCATTCGCACCGCTTGTGATGTCATCATTACCGGAATGACTCGCGTCGTGGATGTGGGATTATGCAATGGTCAACCCATGATTCTCTTAGCCGGTATCGGTTATGAAGCTGGAGCCATTGAAAAAGCCGATCGCGAAGCCAAAACTCGTTGGGGTCCCCTAGCCTATATCATTGCAGGGTGGAAGCAAGTTCGAGAACACGAACTCTTCGAGGTGGAAATGGAAGTTGATGGCGTGCTGAAAACCTTTCAAGCAGGAGCCATTACCATTGCCAACGCGGCTCCCCCAACCTCTGTCATGGCTCAAGGTATGGGTCAAGTCCTGCCCAATGATGGCTTATTGGAAGTAGTCATTATTACGGCTGAGACCAAACTGGCCACCGTGGATGCCATGATTGATTTATTTGGTTCTGGACTGACCAAAACTCCCATTCAACGGGAAGATACCCTAGGAGTACGCACGCGCAAAGTTAAAGTCGCTACTCATCCTCCTCAAAAAGTCGTCTTAGATGGAGAAATTATTGGCACAACCCCTATTGAAGTCGAATGTATTCCTCAAAGCTTAACGGTACTTGCACCGCCACCCAATCAAAGAATCAATGATTAA
- a CDS encoding response regulator encodes MKILLVEDDEALAELLKNELTAHHYLVDVAFEGNLGWQLAEGIIYDLILLDVGLPQLNGIEFCQKRRKKGDRTPILLMTAQDSSNQKVTGLDAGADDYLTKPFDLPELLARIRALLRRGNNTRLPILTWGKLRLDPGKCQVMYGQNQLKLTAKEYELLELFLRHPERIFSQSAILDHLWCFDDPPSENAVRTHIKSLRQKLKKAGTANDLIETVYGLGYRLKARNQESSATQNSGIPPAFLPIWERYQHQYCDRLKVIQTTLDHIPTGFLNPDSLHDAIRESHTLAGSLGSFGLTRLSEVARQIEHTLKTAQDRTMLRETIAPQIEELHQGLTQNSPEKPTSPPPEIPLPHILTIEPDPIFAQALKEQAIRAHFNLKMVSTLSEGKEQMQQQRPDLILLELSLPQTSRTQVLEWITSLSSAQPPIPVVVVTEQNTLNDRVAVARAGGEGFLQKPILAQEAIASVRPFLKGDQTQSPQLLIVDDDCQLLAYLEEILTPWGFEITSLDHPQAFWHILQQIQPDLVLLDIEMPEVTGIELCQVLRNDPQWMALPVLFLSSHQDSETIQQVFLAGADDYIQKPIVEPELIARILNRLERRKVGSKGRSPLQVQRYLHSS; translated from the coding sequence ATGAAGATTTTATTGGTCGAAGATGATGAAGCCCTAGCTGAATTGTTAAAAAATGAACTTACTGCTCACCATTACTTGGTGGATGTGGCTTTTGAAGGGAACTTAGGATGGCAGCTTGCTGAAGGCATTATCTACGATTTAATTTTACTGGATGTGGGATTGCCTCAGTTAAATGGTATTGAATTTTGCCAGAAACGACGCAAAAAAGGCGATCGCACCCCCATTCTATTAATGACTGCTCAAGACTCTAGCAACCAAAAGGTGACAGGTTTAGATGCAGGCGCTGATGATTACCTGACTAAACCGTTTGACTTACCGGAACTTCTGGCTCGAATTCGCGCTCTGTTGCGCCGGGGAAATAATACTCGACTCCCCATTCTCACCTGGGGTAAGTTACGTCTCGATCCCGGTAAATGCCAAGTGATGTATGGGCAAAATCAACTCAAACTGACAGCGAAGGAATATGAATTGCTGGAACTCTTTTTGCGTCATCCGGAACGTATTTTTAGTCAAAGTGCAATCCTCGATCATTTGTGGTGTTTTGATGACCCCCCGTCCGAAAATGCGGTACGCACCCATATCAAAAGTTTACGCCAAAAACTTAAAAAAGCGGGTACTGCGAACGATTTAATTGAGACGGTATATGGTTTAGGTTATCGCCTCAAGGCTAGAAATCAAGAGTCCTCTGCCACCCAAAACTCGGGCATTCCTCCCGCTTTTCTCCCTATTTGGGAGCGGTATCAGCATCAATATTGCGATCGCCTCAAAGTCATCCAAACAACCCTAGATCATATACCCACTGGTTTCCTCAATCCGGATTCCTTACATGATGCCATTCGAGAATCCCATACCCTGGCAGGTTCCTTGGGTAGCTTTGGTCTCACTCGGCTCTCCGAAGTAGCCCGGCAAATCGAGCATACCCTGAAAACCGCTCAAGATCGAACAATGCTCCGAGAAACCATAGCGCCTCAAATTGAGGAATTACATCAAGGTCTCACCCAGAATAGCCCAGAAAAACCGACCTCTCCCCCACCAGAGATTCCCTTACCCCATATTCTGACGATCGAACCCGATCCCATTTTTGCCCAAGCTCTTAAAGAACAAGCAATACGCGCTCACTTCAATCTGAAAATGGTGTCTACCCTATCAGAGGGGAAAGAGCAAATGCAGCAACAGCGACCGGATCTGATTTTACTGGAGTTATCCCTACCGCAAACTTCCCGCACTCAAGTTTTAGAATGGATTACGTCCCTTTCTAGCGCTCAACCTCCCATTCCGGTGGTGGTTGTGACCGAGCAAAATACCCTAAACGATCGCGTGGCGGTAGCTAGAGCAGGAGGTGAAGGGTTTCTACAAAAACCCATTCTGGCACAGGAGGCGATCGCTTCGGTGCGTCCCTTTTTAAAAGGAGATCAAACCCAATCGCCCCAACTGCTCATTGTCGATGATGACTGCCAACTGTTGGCTTATTTGGAAGAAATCCTCACACCTTGGGGTTTTGAGATTACTTCTCTTGACCATCCCCAAGCCTTTTGGCACATCCTACAACAGATCCAACCTGATTTAGTGCTGCTGGATATTGAAATGCCTGAAGTGACGGGAATTGAACTGTGTCAAGTGCTGCGGAATGACCCTCAATGGATGGCGCTTCCGGTGTTGTTTCTATCGAGTCATCAAGATTCCGAAACCATTCAACAGGTCTTTCTTGCAGGAGCGGATGATTATATCCAAAAACCGATTGTAGAACCCGAGTTAATTGCTCGCATTCTCAATCGGTTAGAGCGCCGAAAAGTAGGGTCGAAAGGCCGTTCACCTCTACAGGTTCAGCGATATTTGCACAGCAGCTAA
- a CDS encoding PAS domain S-box protein codes for MVFPNYRCNSLEGENRTQASERFRTQLATDAEIHQALSVLQHLMLIIDLNHHEIKVIPTDIQTDWVQLTVQELSREGYLCAMEKAIATQTPQLFQYQLTHTNQLTRSFQAQIYPYAENTVLWVAQTHTSLSPPPSLPSLLAEITLKIRQSLDVESILEITTTEVCKLLQTDRTLILQLQKDGSALVIQESVVPGWMALLGQKIYDPCFRAYDFHYLQGRIGQLNQISTLSKNSCYRDLLDYFQVQSNLVIPIISQDQLWGFIALHQCAHPRHWQSWEIDGIKQLGNQVGIAITQYKILQELRLVAQKLTFHFENSPLAVIEWNHEFRVSQWSPQAEHILGWDFAEVQGQHWSQFPFIFDPDLEEFKESVFSLIDGSQDRQICSYRNLTKTGQVIYCQWYHSVLRDREGNVLSILSLVQDVSDRHKAETALRQSEAHFRITFEQSPIGMSLNNLDGTAVQLNQAYLNLLGYSFAELKKLPLRYFIHPDDLHIDRALYQQLIDRTIDHYTIEKRLINKSKEIVYTLFKVALIHDDNGDPLHLISQVIDISDRQQVEESLRQSEERWQLAIQGNHDGIWDWNVQTNQVFFSPRWKEMLGYSDGEISNDLEEWTDRVHPDDFPWAVRAIRKHFNQETPFYMHEHRLQCKDGSYKWILDRGRALWDEAGNVLRMVGSHTDISDRKQAEQELQQTQNFLQTIIDYLPVAVFVKEGRPDKFGQFKLWNKTCERIFGLTAEQAVGSTDYDWFPWEQADGFVCKDREVLARGEPEEILEERVDSYHLGQRILHTIKVPIYGEEYEPEYLLCISEDITDRKQAEAALRESEARYSSLTNDVLDKSAVGIFILDADFKVVWVNQTLENFFGIHREEIIGRDKRELIRDRIQYFFADPQQFKDTVLDTYDHNTYTKNFECHILPDPDRQERWLEHLSQPIESGLYAGGRIEHYTDISDRKHNEAELHRLNRALHTLSNCNQEIVRSTSETDLIHNICHILVNLGGYRLAWIGYVQQDTQKSITPMAKAGYEEGYLDQLHITWADTERGRGPTGTAVRTGQPCTFQNILTNPHYTPWRTQAKQRGYRSSIALPLKTDQGVFAVLNLYSSQPEAFDASEFQLLCELSEDITYGIIALRTHHAHAESEEKFRQLAENTNDVFWMTTASLDQMLYVSPAYERIWGRTQQSLYQRPQSFIEAIHPSDRPRISAILQSSYTFDLEYRIRQPNGNLRWIWDRGFPIFDANGKVYRRAGIAKDITTRKETEELLRSTNEHLEVRVAQRTAELASANHRLREELEQRQRTETQLRNSHKQYRTLVQNFPQGAVFLFDRQFRYTIADGVGLAAMGLDGDRLEGQLINQVLPADLLQNTEFIYHSALVGQTVATEITYQERTYHYRANPLRNEQGQIFAGMVVMQDITAQKQSKAILEEAERRWRTLLENVRLLVVGLDRQGNIEYVNPFFAELTGYKASEIIGKNWFDTLIPAHACSKVRRAFQAMLTPEGNPHYQHTLLTQSGEEKKIAWNSTQLHNAQGEAIGTMSIGEDITERYAIERMKDEFISVVSHELRTPLTSIHGGLNLLSTGLVDPSSSKGKHVINIAAESAERLVRLVNDILELERLESGKIRLQKQAIAVNELLRLAVEQMQVMASRARVTLVVSEETSGVEFYADLDRMLQVLTNLLSNAIKFSDPGSQVRLTAILGSPSDPISDRQPYCSLPYSPCWDSPHLIFTIEDWGRGIPEDKLESIFERFHQVDASDSRRKGGTGLGLAICRSIVEQHGGRIWVESQLNQGSRFSLCLSIYSQGEG; via the coding sequence ATGGTGTTTCCCAATTATCGATGCAATTCCTTAGAAGGAGAGAACCGCACTCAAGCATCAGAGCGGTTTAGGACTCAACTGGCAACTGATGCCGAAATCCATCAGGCTTTGTCTGTCCTGCAACATCTGATGCTCATTATCGATCTGAATCACCATGAGATTAAAGTGATTCCCACTGATATACAGACGGATTGGGTGCAACTGACGGTACAAGAATTATCCAGAGAGGGCTATTTATGCGCTATGGAAAAGGCGATCGCCACTCAAACTCCCCAATTGTTTCAATATCAGTTAACCCACACCAATCAACTCACCCGCTCTTTTCAAGCTCAAATTTACCCTTACGCTGAAAATACCGTTCTTTGGGTTGCACAAACCCATACTTCCCTCTCTCCTCCTCCGAGTCTCCCTTCCCTCCTGGCCGAAATTACCCTCAAAATTCGTCAGTCTTTAGATGTAGAATCTATTTTAGAAATCACGACGACTGAAGTCTGCAAATTATTACAAACTGACCGAACCTTAATTTTACAACTCCAAAAAGATGGCTCTGCACTCGTGATTCAAGAATCGGTTGTCCCTGGATGGATGGCTTTATTAGGACAGAAAATTTATGACCCCTGTTTCCGAGCTTATGACTTCCACTATCTTCAAGGTCGAATTGGGCAATTAAATCAGATTTCAACGCTCAGTAAAAATTCTTGCTATCGAGATCTTTTAGACTATTTTCAAGTTCAATCCAATTTAGTTATTCCGATTATTAGTCAAGATCAACTCTGGGGATTTATTGCCCTTCATCAATGTGCCCATCCCCGGCACTGGCAATCCTGGGAAATTGATGGCATCAAGCAATTAGGTAATCAAGTTGGTATTGCTATTACCCAATATAAGATCCTTCAAGAACTGCGGCTTGTCGCCCAAAAACTGACTTTTCATTTTGAAAATTCTCCCCTAGCGGTGATTGAATGGAATCATGAATTCCGGGTCAGTCAATGGTCTCCCCAAGCCGAGCATATTTTAGGTTGGGATTTTGCTGAAGTACAGGGACAACATTGGTCTCAATTTCCGTTTATCTTTGATCCCGATTTAGAGGAGTTTAAGGAGTCTGTTTTTAGCCTCATTGATGGCAGTCAGGATCGCCAGATTTGTAGCTATCGGAATTTAACCAAAACAGGACAGGTCATTTATTGTCAATGGTATCATTCTGTTCTGCGCGATCGCGAAGGGAACGTGCTCTCGATTTTGTCTTTAGTCCAAGATGTGAGCGATCGCCACAAAGCTGAAACGGCTCTGCGCCAAAGTGAAGCCCATTTCCGCATCACCTTTGAACAGTCTCCCATTGGCATGAGCTTAAATAATTTAGATGGTACGGCTGTTCAACTCAATCAAGCCTATCTCAATTTATTAGGGTATAGCTTTGCCGAACTGAAGAAATTGCCCCTTCGCTACTTCATTCATCCCGACGATCTGCATATTGATCGGGCGCTCTATCAGCAACTTATTGATCGCACTATCGATCATTATACCATAGAAAAAAGATTAATCAACAAATCAAAAGAAATTGTCTATACTCTGTTCAAAGTTGCCTTGATTCATGACGATAATGGTGACCCCTTACATCTAATTTCGCAAGTTATTGATATTAGCGATCGCCAACAAGTTGAAGAATCCCTCAGACAGAGTGAAGAACGATGGCAACTGGCGATTCAAGGCAATCATGATGGCATTTGGGATTGGAATGTACAAACGAATCAAGTCTTTTTCTCGCCTCGCTGGAAAGAAATGTTAGGGTATTCGGACGGGGAAATTAGTAATGATCTAGAAGAATGGACAGATCGCGTCCATCCCGATGATTTTCCCTGGGCAGTGCGAGCGATTCGCAAGCATTTTAATCAGGAAACGCCCTTTTATATGCACGAGCATCGATTACAGTGTAAAGATGGCAGTTATAAATGGATTTTAGACCGGGGCAGAGCCTTGTGGGATGAAGCCGGAAATGTGCTGAGGATGGTGGGTTCTCACACAGATATTAGCGATCGCAAGCAGGCAGAACAAGAGCTACAGCAAACGCAAAATTTCTTACAGACCATTATTGACTATTTACCCGTTGCCGTATTTGTCAAAGAAGGCAGACCGGACAAATTTGGACAGTTTAAGTTATGGAATAAAACCTGCGAGCGAATTTTTGGCTTAACGGCAGAGCAAGCCGTAGGTAGCACAGATTATGATTGGTTTCCCTGGGAACAAGCCGATGGATTTGTCTGTAAAGATCGAGAAGTTTTAGCCCGAGGAGAACCAGAAGAAATCCTGGAAGAACGGGTTGATAGTTATCATCTCGGTCAGCGAATTTTGCATACCATAAAAGTGCCGATTTATGGAGAAGAGTATGAGCCAGAATATTTACTTTGTATTTCCGAAGACATTACCGATCGCAAACAAGCGGAGGCTGCCCTACGAGAAAGTGAGGCTCGCTACAGTTCCCTCACCAATGATGTGCTAGATAAATCCGCCGTCGGTATTTTTATCCTGGATGCCGACTTTAAGGTGGTTTGGGTGAACCAAACCCTAGAGAACTTTTTTGGCATCCATCGGGAAGAGATTATCGGCCGGGATAAACGAGAGCTAATTCGCGATCGCATTCAATACTTCTTTGCCGATCCTCAACAGTTCAAAGATACCGTCTTAGACACCTACGACCATAACACCTATACCAAGAACTTTGAATGCCATATTCTCCCAGATCCCGACCGTCAAGAACGATGGTTAGAACACTTGAGCCAACCCATTGAGTCCGGTCTATACGCGGGGGGGCGCATCGAACATTACACAGATATTAGCGATCGCAAACACAATGAAGCCGAACTCCATCGCCTTAACCGTGCCCTGCATACCCTCAGCAACTGTAACCAGGAGATCGTCCGTTCCACCTCTGAAACTGACTTGATCCATAACATCTGTCACATCCTCGTGAACCTGGGGGGATATCGTCTGGCTTGGATCGGGTATGTTCAACAAGATACCCAAAAAAGTATTACTCCCATGGCCAAAGCTGGGTATGAAGAGGGCTATCTTGACCAGCTCCACATCACTTGGGCTGATACTGAACGAGGCCGAGGCCCCACCGGAACCGCTGTCCGTACCGGCCAACCCTGTACTTTCCAAAACATTCTCACCAATCCCCACTATACCCCTTGGCGAACCCAAGCCAAGCAGCGGGGTTACCGCTCCTCCATTGCCCTTCCCCTGAAAACTGACCAAGGCGTATTTGCGGTCCTCAACCTTTACTCTAGCCAACCCGAAGCCTTTGATGCCTCTGAATTTCAGCTTCTGTGCGAATTGAGTGAAGATATCACCTATGGAATTATAGCCCTGAGAACCCATCACGCCCACGCTGAGAGTGAGGAAAAATTCCGCCAACTGGCTGAAAATACGAATGATGTGTTCTGGATGACCACGGCAAGCCTCGACCAAATGCTCTATGTGAGTCCCGCCTATGAAAGGATTTGGGGACGCACTCAACAGAGCCTCTATCAACGGCCCCAGTCCTTTATAGAAGCCATACATCCGAGCGATCGCCCCAGGATTAGCGCCATTCTCCAATCCTCCTATACTTTTGATCTCGAATATCGCATCAGGCAACCCAATGGCAACCTGCGCTGGATTTGGGATCGAGGCTTTCCCATTTTTGATGCCAACGGCAAGGTGTATCGGCGGGCCGGAATTGCCAAAGATATCACCACCCGCAAAGAAACGGAAGAATTGCTACGTAGTACGAATGAACATCTAGAAGTCCGAGTTGCCCAACGGACGGCTGAACTAGCCTCAGCCAATCACCGGTTGCGAGAGGAACTCGAACAAAGACAACGGACGGAAACTCAACTTCGTAACTCCCACAAACAATATCGCACCCTCGTGCAGAATTTTCCCCAAGGGGCGGTATTCCTGTTCGATCGACAGTTCCGCTATACCATTGCTGATGGAGTTGGATTAGCCGCCATGGGATTAGACGGCGATCGCCTAGAAGGTCAATTAATTAACCAAGTCCTGCCTGCTGACCTCCTGCAAAACACTGAATTTATCTATCATTCTGCCTTAGTGGGGCAAACCGTAGCCACAGAAATTACCTATCAAGAACGAACTTATCACTATCGCGCTAATCCCCTCAGAAATGAACAGGGCCAGATTTTTGCTGGCATGGTGGTGATGCAGGATATTACTGCCCAAAAACAAAGTAAGGCGATTCTGGAGGAAGCGGAACGCCGGTGGCGAACCCTACTGGAAAATGTACGCTTATTAGTTGTGGGACTCGATCGCCAGGGAAATATTGAATATGTTAATCCTTTTTTTGCCGAATTAACCGGCTATAAAGCCTCGGAAATCATCGGCAAAAATTGGTTTGACACTCTGATTCCAGCCCATGCTTGCTCCAAAGTACGCCGTGCTTTCCAAGCAATGCTGACCCCCGAAGGGAATCCCCATTATCAACATACTTTGCTGACCCAGTCTGGGGAAGAGAAAAAGATCGCCTGGAATAGCACCCAACTCCATAATGCCCAGGGAGAGGCGATCGGGACCATGAGTATTGGTGAAGATATTACCGAACGTTACGCTATTGAACGGATGAAAGATGAGTTTATTTCCGTGGTGAGCCATGAATTGCGTACCCCCTTAACCTCCATTCATGGAGGCTTAAATTTATTATCCACTGGCTTAGTCGATCCAAGTTCCTCCAAAGGAAAGCATGTGATCAATATTGCGGCTGAGAGTGCAGAGCGTTTAGTGAGATTGGTCAATGATATTCTGGAATTAGAGCGCCTAGAGTCCGGCAAGATTCGTTTACAAAAACAGGCGATCGCTGTCAACGAATTATTGCGGCTCGCTGTAGAGCAAATGCAGGTGATGGCCAGCCGCGCTCGAGTGACCCTTGTGGTCTCAGAAGAGACTTCAGGCGTAGAGTTTTATGCGGATTTAGACCGTATGTTACAAGTGCTAACCAATTTGTTAAGCAATGCAATTAAGTTTTCCGATCCAGGAAGTCAGGTTAGATTAACAGCCATCCTTGGCTCTCCTAGCGATCCTATCAGCGATCGCCAGCCTTATTGTAGCCTGCCGTATTCCCCCTGTTGGGACTCCCCCCACCTCATCTTTACCATCGAAGATTGGGGGCGAGGAATTCCAGAAGATAAATTGGAGTCCATTTTTGAGCGTTTCCATCAAGTCGATGCTTCTGATTCCCGTCGTAAAGGAGGCACGGGTCTAGGCCTAGCCATCTGCCGCAGTATTGTGGAGCAACATGGGGGACGGATTTGGGTAGAAAGCCAATTAAACCAAGGGAGTCGTTTTTCGCTTTGCCTATCCATCTATAGCCAAGGAGAGGGATAA
- a CDS encoding response regulator gives MTNKRIVVIDDDDGVREIIQISLEAAAGWDVIPASSGQEGIEQAASQQPDAILLDMMMPGMDGKATYQALQANPLTQNIPTILLTAKAKNSEKQQFIEDLGVTGVITKPFDAMGLVQQICWLLNWSEI, from the coding sequence ATGACCAACAAACGGATTGTAGTCATTGATGATGATGATGGTGTAAGGGAAATTATTCAGATTTCCCTAGAAGCAGCAGCAGGATGGGACGTAATACCCGCTTCGTCAGGTCAAGAGGGGATAGAACAGGCCGCTTCTCAACAGCCGGATGCCATTCTTTTAGATATGATGATGCCCGGTATGGATGGTAAGGCAACCTATCAAGCCCTACAAGCCAATCCCTTGACCCAAAACATTCCCACCATTCTCCTCACAGCCAAGGCCAAAAATAGTGAAAAACAGCAGTTTATTGAAGATTTAGGGGTTACTGGCGTGATTACTAAACCCTTTGATGCCATGGGGTTAGTGCAACAAATTTGTTGGCTCCTCAATTGGTCAGAAATATAG
- a CDS encoding response regulator: MHPKILLIEQTGELRNLLDNISELEAFSFISTSEPSLALPLCNYLSPNLILVDFELHQFHGYQFSKQVNGGFERPNIPLIAIIHPAQILENNQFLYTVDDYLLKPIKIAQLRQSIQTCLPDQSMFYSLH; this comes from the coding sequence ATGCATCCTAAAATTCTACTCATTGAACAAACTGGAGAGCTTCGGAACTTACTAGATAATATTTCAGAATTAGAAGCGTTTAGCTTCATTTCTACCAGTGAGCCTTCCTTAGCTTTACCATTATGCAACTATCTCTCCCCTAATCTAATTCTGGTTGACTTTGAACTTCACCAATTCCATGGATATCAGTTTTCAAAGCAAGTAAATGGAGGTTTTGAACGCCCTAATATTCCCTTAATTGCTATTATTCATCCTGCTCAGATTCTGGAGAATAATCAATTCCTTTATACCGTAGATGACTATCTATTGAAGCCCATCAAGATAGCTCAATTAAGACAAAGTATCCAAACTTGTTTACCCGATCAATCTATGTTTTATTCCCTGCATTAA
- a CDS encoding DUF1830 domain-containing protein produces the protein MLYPQTFDQKNWMLCYYKNDSQSVQILKIDNTEDWYFEKLVDPEERLVFEAPEMAQLQIHYQSASDYGVVEILPCYQLRVRYGLESEPVGRPNLKVVSINRSA, from the coding sequence ATGTTATACCCTCAAACATTTGACCAAAAAAACTGGATGTTGTGTTATTACAAAAACGACAGTCAATCCGTTCAAATCTTAAAAATCGATAACACAGAAGATTGGTACTTTGAAAAGCTAGTTGACCCAGAAGAGCGATTAGTGTTTGAGGCACCAGAAATGGCTCAATTACAGATTCACTATCAATCAGCCAGTGATTATGGTGTGGTAGAAATTCTCCCTTGTTATCAACTGCGAGTCCGATATGGGTTAGAGTCAGAACCCGTTGGCCGACCTAACTTAAAGGTGGTTTCAATTAACCGTAGTGCTTAA
- the hpxO gene encoding FAD-dependent urate hydroxylase HpxO produces MYNLKAIIIGGGIGGLTAGIALKQAGYKIEIYDRVREFRPAGAGISLWSNGIKVLNSLGLGDEVAKIGGRMNRMEYRSHQDSLLNAIALHPLIDRVGQRPYPVSRTELQALLLQTVAEENVTLNCKCVGVAEDEDGVTARFEDGRTTRGNVLIAADGIHSMIRPMVTGESREPRYAGYVNWNGIVDAKVQEIDPECWVIYVGEGKRASLMPIGGDRFYFFFGCPMEKGTTVAPQHRRQELAEIFRGWATPVQTLIETLNPLETNRLDIHDLNPLNALVKGRIALLGDAGHASTPTLGQGGCQAMEDAAILCRYLVTTNVSVADALKRYEFARKTRTAELVLKARKRTDTIYRKDRAVTQEWYESLSQESATDVINALAKVILGGPFN; encoded by the coding sequence ATGTATAACCTCAAAGCAATCATTATCGGTGGGGGAATCGGTGGTTTAACTGCCGGAATTGCCCTGAAACAAGCCGGATATAAAATTGAAATTTATGATAGGGTGCGCGAATTTCGGCCGGCTGGTGCAGGAATTTCGTTATGGTCAAATGGGATTAAGGTTCTCAATTCATTAGGGCTGGGAGATGAGGTTGCCAAAATTGGTGGGAGAATGAATCGGATGGAGTATCGCAGCCATCAGGATAGCCTGTTAAATGCGATCGCCTTACATCCCCTCATTGATCGAGTTGGACAGCGCCCTTATCCCGTTTCGCGGACAGAGTTACAAGCTTTATTATTGCAAACCGTTGCCGAAGAAAATGTTACGCTCAATTGTAAATGTGTGGGTGTTGCTGAGGATGAAGATGGCGTTACTGCAAGGTTTGAAGATGGCAGAACGACTCGAGGAAATGTATTAATTGCTGCTGATGGTATTCACTCAATGATTCGTCCGATGGTGACGGGAGAGAGCCGTGAGCCTCGATATGCCGGATATGTGAATTGGAATGGTATCGTTGATGCAAAGGTGCAAGAGATCGATCCAGAATGTTGGGTGATTTATGTGGGAGAGGGTAAGCGAGCTTCGCTGATGCCCATAGGAGGCGATCGCTTTTATTTTTTCTTCGGTTGTCCCATGGAAAAAGGGACAACGGTTGCACCCCAACATCGCCGACAGGAATTAGCAGAAATTTTCAGGGGTTGGGCAACTCCAGTGCAGACTTTAATTGAAACCCTCAATCCTTTAGAAACCAATCGCTTAGACATTCATGACTTAAATCCCTTGAATGCTTTAGTGAAAGGACGCATTGCCCTACTTGGAGATGCGGGACATGCAAGCACTCCCACTTTAGGGCAAGGAGGGTGTCAAGCGATGGAGGATGCAGCCATTTTATGTCGCTATTTAGTCACAACAAATGTGAGTGTTGCAGATGCCCTAAAACGCTATGAATTCGCCCGCAAAACCCGGACGGCTGAATTAGTTTTGAAGGCCAGAAAGCGCACCGATACAATTTATAGAAAGGATAGGGCGGTGACTCAAGAATGGTATGAGTCCTTGAGTCAAGAATCGGCAACTGATGTGATTAATGCCTTAGCAAAAGTAATTTTAGGAGGCCCTTTTAATTAA